In Picosynechococcus sp. PCC 7002, the following are encoded in one genomic region:
- a CDS encoding type II secretion system protein yields the protein MLRLLFLHRKKAAQDFQGFTVIELMIVMIITGILTAIALPAFLNQVDKSRYAKARLQMRCMLQELKVYRLNHGSYPPDQNRNVPYYPGSECFKVHTGYVRDRPDINRNNNTDIPFHSVYDYERWDYNSGCYIAVTFFGKNGLRRFTQAAINEISTTGFHFYDGTDDDLVLVVDITDSPCD from the coding sequence ATGTTGCGTCTTCTCTTTCTCCATCGTAAGAAAGCAGCCCAAGATTTCCAAGGTTTCACCGTGATTGAACTCATGATTGTAATGATAATCACGGGCATCTTAACGGCGATCGCCTTGCCTGCCTTTTTAAATCAAGTGGACAAGTCCCGATATGCTAAAGCGCGGCTGCAAATGCGCTGTATGCTTCAAGAGCTCAAAGTTTATCGCCTGAATCACGGCAGTTACCCCCCGGATCAAAATCGAAATGTTCCTTACTATCCTGGGTCTGAGTGTTTTAAGGTACATACAGGGTATGTTAGGGATAGACCGGATATCAATCGAAATAATAATACAGATATTCCATTTCATTCTGTCTATGATTATGAACGCTGGGATTACAATTCTGGCTGTTATATTGCGGTGACATTTTTTGGCAAAAATGGTCTGAGAAGATTTACTCAAGCTGCCATTAATGAAATATCCACCACTGGATTTCATTTCTATGATGGAACTGATGATGATTTGGTCTTGGTTGTGGATATTACTGATAGTCCCTGTGATTAA
- a CDS encoding urease accessory protein UreF yields the protein MVQQLILWQLINSNFPLGAYNYSEGLEYLVESAGCSEVESFQDWLGLHLRYGSIRAEVSIVLRIVQAIASGDFNQLQYWNTWLNGTRETRELRQQSIQMGNSLLKLLGDLDENKRPQLGACREQIGKSCHYAIAFGIAIALWDIESHQAVLGYLHSWLSNLVSAGVKLIPLGQTQGQRIIYQLQPLIIETVETVVTQKEMDLYACTWGLSLASMNHETQYTRLFRS from the coding sequence CTGGTGCAACAACTCATTCTCTGGCAACTGATTAATTCAAACTTTCCCCTTGGAGCCTATAACTATTCGGAGGGTTTGGAATATTTGGTAGAGTCGGCTGGATGTTCTGAGGTAGAAAGCTTTCAGGATTGGTTGGGGTTGCACCTGCGCTATGGTTCGATCCGCGCTGAAGTGAGCATTGTGCTGAGGATTGTACAGGCGATCGCCTCCGGGGATTTTAATCAGCTCCAATATTGGAATACCTGGCTCAACGGCACCCGGGAGACGCGGGAACTCCGGCAACAAAGTATCCAGATGGGCAATAGTTTATTGAAACTGTTGGGAGATTTAGACGAAAACAAACGACCGCAGCTAGGGGCTTGCCGGGAGCAGATCGGCAAAAGCTGCCATTATGCGATCGCCTTTGGGATAGCGATCGCCCTCTGGGACATTGAGTCGCACCAGGCCGTTTTAGGTTATCTTCATAGCTGGCTGAGTAACTTGGTGAGTGCGGGGGTGAAGTTGATTCCCCTCGGACAAACCCAAGGCCAACGGATCATCTACCAGTTACAACCCCTAATTATTGAGACAGTAGAGACTGTAGTAACGCAAAAAGAGATGGATCTTTATGCCTGTACCTGGGGTTTAAGTTTGGCGAGTATGAATCACGAAACCCAATACACTCGCCTTTTTCGGAGTTGA
- a CDS encoding YraN family protein encodes MADTPSPEKLAALAVGEQGELFVQQHLKSQDWQIVATRWRCRWGELDLVAFHAQTKILAFVEVKTRQQHSLDYQGLLAITPSKQRKTIRAAMQFLSKFPQYETYGCRFDVALVTYSKTATFPQGFRLATYLEGAFEADAS; translated from the coding sequence ATGGCTGACACCCCTTCACCCGAAAAATTAGCGGCCCTTGCCGTTGGTGAGCAGGGAGAGCTTTTTGTGCAGCAGCATCTCAAAAGCCAGGATTGGCAGATTGTCGCAACCCGTTGGCGCTGTCGTTGGGGAGAATTGGATCTGGTTGCGTTTCATGCCCAGACAAAAATTCTTGCTTTTGTAGAGGTAAAAACCCGACAACAGCACAGCTTGGATTATCAAGGCTTACTGGCGATCACCCCCAGCAAACAACGCAAAACCATCCGGGCGGCGATGCAATTTTTAAGTAAATTTCCCCAATATGAAACCTACGGTTGTCGCTTTGATGTGGCCCTTGTCACCTACAGCAAAACTGCAACCTTTCCCCAGGGTTTCCGCCTAGCTACTTACTTGGAAGGGGCATTCGAGGCCGATGCGTCCTAG
- a CDS encoding penicillin-binding transpeptidase domain-containing protein, with protein MRGALRFTAALSCMERLFMSMESSVKEIMIAEQIPNYTIRAKTGWFGFGNPGVQNIGWYVGYAERGDDVYFFATNIDINSPQDGSARLEVTRRCLQELGILP; from the coding sequence ATGCGTGGAGCCCTCCGTTTTACGGCAGCTTTGTCTTGTATGGAAAGATTATTTATGTCGATGGAAAGCTCAGTCAAAGAGATCATGATCGCTGAACAAATCCCCAATTACACGATTCGAGCAAAAACAGGCTGGTTTGGTTTTGGGAACCCCGGAGTTCAGAATATCGGTTGGTATGTGGGCTATGCGGAACGGGGCGATGATGTGTACTTTTTTGCGACCAACATTGATATCAATAGTCCCCAAGATGGTTCCGCTCGCCTGGAGGTTACCCGTCGCTGTTTACAGGAATTGGGGATTTTGCCTTGA
- a CDS encoding type 1 glutamine amidotransferase gives MHLKLGWLYPTLMGTYGDRGNVICLEKRAQWRQITVEVIPLDKEAPLNVWEEVDLIVGGGAQDRQQEIVMRDLQGAKAEQLKALIEDQVPGVFTCGSPQLLGKYYEPALGQRIEGLGILDLVSKHPGFGAKRCIGNVAFEITAEPLATELKAKLGDRPIAIGFENHGGRTYLGEVQPLGKVLKGYGNNGEDGWEGAFYQKAIATYAHGPLLPKNPFLADWLLEKALERKYNTEIHLDPLDDQLARQARQTMFQRLTLSVSSSPV, from the coding sequence ATGCACCTCAAGCTCGGCTGGCTCTACCCCACCCTCATGGGCACCTATGGCGATCGCGGCAATGTGATTTGCCTAGAAAAACGGGCCCAATGGCGACAGATTACCGTTGAAGTGATCCCCCTCGATAAAGAAGCGCCCCTAAACGTTTGGGAAGAGGTCGATCTGATTGTGGGCGGCGGCGCCCAAGACCGCCAGCAGGAGATTGTCATGCGGGATCTCCAGGGGGCCAAGGCCGAACAATTAAAAGCCCTCATCGAAGATCAAGTGCCAGGGGTCTTCACCTGCGGCTCACCACAATTGCTCGGTAAATATTATGAACCCGCCCTCGGCCAACGCATTGAAGGTCTCGGCATTTTAGATCTTGTCAGCAAACATCCAGGCTTTGGGGCAAAACGTTGCATCGGGAATGTCGCCTTTGAAATCACCGCTGAACCCCTCGCCACAGAATTAAAGGCCAAACTCGGCGATCGCCCCATTGCCATCGGCTTTGAAAACCACGGTGGGCGTACCTACTTAGGAGAGGTGCAACCCCTAGGCAAAGTTCTCAAGGGCTACGGTAACAACGGCGAAGATGGTTGGGAAGGGGCATTCTACCAAAAGGCGATCGCCACCTATGCCCACGGGCCACTGCTACCGAAAAATCCGTTCCTAGCCGATTGGCTCCTCGAAAAAGCCCTGGAACGGAAGTACAACACCGAAATTCACCTTGATCCCCTCGATGATCAACTGGCCCGCCAAGCACGCCAGACCATGTTCCAGCGCCTCACATTGTCTGTATCGAGCAGCCCCGTTTAG
- the sbcD gene encoding exonuclease subunit SbcD produces MFRILHFADIHMGSGFSHGRVNPETGLNSRLEDFEQTLGLCIDRAIADPVDLVIFAGDAFPDATPAPYIHEAFAGQFRRLVAHNIPAVLVVGNHDQYSQGNGGASLNIYRTLAVPGFIVGDHLRTHTLELPKGPLQIITLPWLNQATLLTRQQTEGKTLNEIHQILLQKLEPILEAEIRRLNPEIPAILVGHLMADRANLGAERFLAVGKGFNIPVAFLNRSELDYVALGHVHRHQNLNPSNDPPIIYPGSIERVDFSEEKEAKGYVLINLRKGQADWEFVPLPARAFRTIKIDVSDADEPETAILNEIAQVSITNTVVRLIYKIRPEQTELIDQRALRKALKAAHQASIQAELVSQLSRPRLPELGIGQSLDPMNALDTYLTNREDLQDIALAMRETATELMSQTST; encoded by the coding sequence ATGTTCAGAATTCTTCACTTCGCCGATATCCATATGGGCAGCGGTTTTTCCCATGGTCGGGTGAACCCAGAAACCGGCCTCAATTCCCGTCTCGAAGATTTTGAGCAGACCCTGGGGCTTTGTATCGACCGGGCGATCGCCGACCCCGTAGACCTTGTTATTTTTGCTGGGGATGCCTTCCCCGATGCCACCCCCGCCCCCTACATCCACGAAGCCTTTGCGGGCCAATTTCGCCGCCTCGTCGCCCACAATATCCCGGCGGTGCTTGTCGTCGGCAACCATGACCAATATTCCCAAGGCAATGGGGGCGCTAGTTTAAATATCTATCGCACCCTGGCGGTGCCTGGTTTTATCGTGGGCGATCACCTCCGCACCCACACTCTCGAACTGCCCAAAGGCCCCCTGCAAATCATTACCCTGCCCTGGTTGAACCAAGCCACCCTCCTCACCCGGCAACAAACCGAAGGCAAAACCCTCAACGAAATCCATCAGATCCTGCTCCAAAAACTCGAACCGATCCTCGAAGCCGAAATTCGTCGCCTCAATCCCGAAATTCCCGCGATCCTGGTGGGCCATCTCATGGCCGACCGCGCCAACTTAGGGGCCGAGCGCTTCCTCGCTGTGGGCAAAGGCTTTAATATTCCTGTGGCTTTTCTGAACCGTTCCGAACTCGATTATGTGGCCCTCGGCCATGTGCACCGCCACCAAAACCTCAACCCCAGCAATGATCCCCCGATTATCTATCCTGGCAGCATTGAACGGGTTGATTTTAGCGAGGAAAAAGAAGCAAAGGGCTATGTTTTAATCAACCTCCGTAAAGGTCAAGCGGATTGGGAATTTGTGCCCCTCCCGGCCCGGGCGTTCCGCACGATTAAAATCGATGTGAGCGACGCAGACGAGCCAGAAACTGCGATTCTCAACGAAATTGCACAGGTTTCGATCACCAATACCGTTGTCCGTCTCATCTACAAAATTCGCCCCGAACAAACAGAACTCATCGACCAACGTGCCCTCAGAAAAGCCCTCAAAGCCGCCCACCAAGCTTCCATTCAAGCGGAACTGGTGAGCCAACTGTCCCGGCCCCGTCTACCGGAACTGGGCATTGGTCAATCCCTCGATCCGATGAATGCCCTAGATACTTACCTCACGAACCGAGAAGATTTACAGGATATTGCCCTCGCCATGCGCGAAACCGCCACAGAACTGATGTCACAAACCTCAACTTGA
- a CDS encoding BCD family MFS transporter, whose translation MTTSELSSTSAQNLPTVGPFTMFRLGLFNLGLGLMAVLTLAVLNRVMISELDIPATVTAGALAVPQFMAPARIWFGQLSDSKKIFKLHRSGYVWIGTVLFGSAIFVAVQIVWQLALAVRENGGWAWSGEMLLWAIALGAVLGFYGLALSSTSTPFTALLVDISDENNRSKIVAVVWSMLLLGVVIGGISGSIFLDQVQQAGVILGANAGAIITQGEKLLNTPIESLQGPINSLFLVVPAIAFGLGLLGILGIERKYSRFSRRTAPTTREDQITFQDSIKVVRSSPQTAIFFSFLVTFTISLFMQEAVLEPYGGEVFGMSIGESTLLNSYWGIGVLVGYSVTGFLVVPRLGKKNTARLGCLLTAACFFLIILAGFTQQPQILRYALVLFGMATGIGTIGAISLMLDLTAAETAGTFIGTWALAQAMSRAIATLMGGVVLDIGRAIFQTPLLAYSSVFVLQAVGMFSAIFILNNVNIHEFKENTRQAIATILEGELDG comes from the coding sequence ATGACCACTTCTGAACTTAGCTCTACCTCCGCGCAAAATTTACCCACTGTTGGCCCCTTTACCATGTTTCGCCTGGGACTTTTTAACCTGGGCTTGGGTCTGATGGCGGTGTTGACCCTGGCGGTACTCAACCGGGTAATGATTAGTGAGCTGGATATTCCGGCGACGGTGACGGCGGGGGCTTTGGCGGTACCACAATTTATGGCCCCCGCGCGGATCTGGTTCGGGCAACTGTCCGACAGCAAAAAGATTTTTAAGCTTCACCGCAGTGGTTATGTCTGGATTGGGACGGTGTTGTTCGGTTCGGCAATCTTTGTGGCGGTACAAATTGTCTGGCAGTTGGCCCTAGCGGTGCGGGAAAATGGCGGCTGGGCCTGGTCTGGGGAGATGTTGCTGTGGGCGATCGCCCTGGGGGCAGTGCTCGGTTTCTATGGCCTGGCCCTCAGCTCTACGTCCACCCCCTTTACGGCGTTGTTAGTGGATATTTCCGATGAAAATAATCGCTCAAAAATTGTGGCGGTGGTCTGGTCAATGCTGCTGCTAGGGGTTGTGATTGGCGGGATCAGTGGCAGTATTTTCCTCGATCAGGTACAACAGGCCGGGGTCATCCTGGGGGCCAATGCCGGAGCAATCATCACCCAAGGGGAAAAGCTCCTGAATACGCCCATCGAAAGTTTACAGGGGCCAATTAATTCTCTGTTTCTAGTCGTGCCGGCGATCGCCTTTGGTTTGGGGCTACTCGGTATCCTTGGGATCGAACGCAAATATTCTCGTTTTAGTCGGCGGACTGCCCCCACAACGCGGGAAGACCAAATCACCTTTCAGGATTCTATTAAAGTCGTCCGTAGCAGTCCACAAACAGCCATTTTCTTTAGCTTTCTCGTGACCTTTACGATTAGCCTATTTATGCAAGAAGCGGTGCTGGAGCCCTATGGCGGTGAAGTGTTTGGGATGTCCATCGGCGAAAGTACCCTGCTCAATTCCTACTGGGGGATCGGTGTTCTCGTGGGCTATAGTGTGACCGGATTTTTGGTGGTGCCGCGCCTAGGAAAGAAAAATACTGCCCGTTTAGGTTGTTTGCTCACAGCGGCTTGTTTCTTTTTAATTATTTTGGCAGGGTTCACCCAACAGCCCCAGATCCTCAGATATGCCCTCGTCCTCTTTGGGATGGCCACGGGGATCGGCACCATTGGCGCGATTAGTTTAATGCTTGATCTCACCGCCGCCGAAACCGCTGGTACTTTCATTGGCACCTGGGCGCTGGCCCAAGCGATGTCCCGGGCGATCGCCACTTTAATGGGGGGAGTCGTGTTAGATATTGGGCGGGCAATTTTTCAAACCCCCCTCTTGGCCTACAGTTCTGTTTTTGTGCTCCAAGCCGTGGGGATGTTCAGTGCCATTTTTATTCTCAATAACGTGAATATCCACGAATTCAAAGAAAATACCAGGCAGGCGATCGCCACGATCCTCGAAGGAGAACTAGATGGCTAG
- a CDS encoding aminotransferase class V-fold PLP-dependent enzyme, whose product MPDLHQHRQQFPALAHKTYFNYGGQGPLPQSSLNAILDSYHQGDRQGPFSLAQGQWETGIIQKLRGAIAAELQAQPQNIALTENVTAGCNIALWGIDWQAGDEILLGDCEHPGIVGIVQEIAARFDVKIRICPLFDTLNGGDPTATIAQHLTPQTRLLVISHLFWNTGQILPLKEICTLCHGQNTLVLVDAAQSFGMLPLDLPGLGVDFYAFTGHKWWCGPAGVGGLYISTEAIAQHRPTFIGWRGVTQWDSTTEVALAQDARRYEVATSAYPLYVGLMEAIRLHQQWGDMASRYQQICDRSAYCWEKLNAIPQVQCLKTTPPTSGLVSFQVDTAQSHSDIVKALEAQGFCLRTIRFPDCIRACTHYFTTPADIDQLAIALTTLT is encoded by the coding sequence ATGCCCGATCTGCACCAACATCGCCAACAGTTTCCTGCCCTCGCCCACAAAACTTACTTTAACTACGGTGGCCAGGGGCCGTTACCCCAGTCGAGCCTTAATGCCATCCTAGACAGTTATCACCAGGGCGATCGCCAAGGGCCTTTTTCCCTCGCCCAGGGTCAATGGGAAACGGGCATTATTCAAAAATTGCGGGGGGCGATCGCCGCTGAACTCCAAGCTCAACCCCAAAATATTGCCCTCACCGAAAATGTAACTGCTGGCTGTAACATCGCCCTCTGGGGGATCGACTGGCAAGCGGGGGACGAAATCCTCCTCGGTGATTGTGAACATCCAGGCATTGTTGGCATTGTCCAGGAGATTGCGGCCCGCTTCGACGTGAAGATTCGCATTTGTCCCCTCTTTGACACTCTCAATGGGGGTGATCCTACAGCGACGATCGCCCAACATTTAACCCCCCAAACTCGCCTCTTGGTGATTAGCCATCTTTTTTGGAATACAGGCCAGATATTGCCTTTAAAGGAAATTTGTACCCTCTGCCATGGCCAAAATACCCTGGTGCTGGTGGATGCGGCCCAATCCTTCGGGATGCTACCCCTCGATTTACCAGGGTTGGGGGTCGATTTCTATGCCTTTACGGGTCATAAATGGTGGTGCGGCCCGGCTGGGGTCGGCGGACTTTATATTTCCACCGAGGCGATCGCCCAGCATCGACCGACCTTTATTGGCTGGCGGGGGGTAACCCAGTGGGATTCAACGACTGAAGTGGCCCTTGCCCAGGATGCCCGCCGTTATGAAGTCGCAACTTCCGCTTATCCTCTCTACGTTGGCTTAATGGAGGCGATCCGCTTACATCAACAATGGGGTGATATGGCCAGCCGTTATCAACAAATCTGCGATCGCAGTGCCTACTGTTGGGAAAAACTCAACGCGATCCCCCAGGTGCAATGTCTCAAAACCACCCCCCCCACTTCGGGGTTAGTCTCCTTTCAAGTCGATACCGCCCAAAGCCACAGTGATATTGTCAAAGCCCTCGAAGCCCAGGGGTTTTGTCTCCGGACGATCCGCTTCCCGGACTGTATCCGCGCCTGTACACACTACTTCACCACCCCCGCAGACATCGACCAATTGGCGATCGCCCTCACCACCCTCACCTGA
- a CDS encoding UDP-glucose dehydrogenase family protein, with amino-acid sequence MKVCVIGTGYVGLVTGVCLAHMGHDVICIDNNEQKIKLMQAGRSPIYEPGLAELMQEEMATGRLQFSTDLSFGVNHGEILFIAVGTPALPTGESDTRYVEAVAKGIGEHLPADSYKVIVNKSTVPIGSGDWVRMIVLDGVKQKQNGHTVQFDVVSNPEFLREGSAIFDTFNPDRIVLGSSNSKAIALMKQLYDPLIQGQFSAPEHLKPIPVVETDLNSAEMIKYAANAFLATKISFINEVANVCDRVGADILQVAKGIGLDSRIGNKFLQAGLGWGGSCFPKDVAALVHTAEDYGYQAQLLEAAVTVNNRQKLIVVEKLQQELKILKGKTIGLLGLTFKPDTDDMRDAPSLKLIAELNRLGARVKAYDPIVSQNGISQGLSGVLIENSPEMLADTCDALVLVTDWQEFLHLDYGQLGDRLQNRLIIDGRNFLDRDALEALGFRYVGIGH; translated from the coding sequence ATGAAAGTTTGTGTAATTGGAACGGGTTACGTGGGCCTGGTCACAGGGGTTTGCCTGGCGCACATGGGCCATGATGTCATCTGCATCGACAACAATGAGCAGAAAATCAAGCTCATGCAGGCGGGGCGATCGCCGATTTATGAACCCGGTCTAGCGGAACTGATGCAGGAAGAAATGGCCACCGGACGCTTGCAATTTAGTACAGACCTCAGTTTTGGCGTCAATCATGGGGAAATTCTGTTTATCGCTGTGGGTACCCCAGCCTTGCCGACGGGGGAAAGCGACACCCGCTATGTGGAGGCCGTGGCGAAGGGTATTGGTGAACATTTGCCCGCCGATAGTTACAAAGTAATTGTTAACAAATCAACGGTTCCGATTGGGTCGGGGGACTGGGTGCGGATGATTGTCCTCGATGGAGTCAAACAGAAGCAAAACGGCCATACGGTGCAGTTTGATGTGGTCAGTAACCCCGAATTTCTCCGGGAAGGGTCAGCAATTTTCGATACTTTTAACCCCGATCGCATTGTTTTAGGTAGTAGCAACTCCAAGGCGATCGCCTTGATGAAACAGCTTTATGATCCCCTCATCCAAGGGCAATTTAGCGCGCCAGAACACCTCAAACCGATTCCGGTGGTGGAAACTGACCTAAATTCCGCCGAAATGATTAAATATGCTGCCAATGCTTTCCTTGCAACGAAAATTAGCTTTATTAATGAAGTGGCGAATGTGTGCGATCGCGTGGGGGCAGACATTCTCCAGGTGGCGAAGGGCATCGGCCTCGATAGTCGCATTGGTAATAAATTTCTCCAGGCAGGCTTGGGTTGGGGTGGTTCCTGTTTCCCGAAAGACGTGGCCGCTTTAGTACACACTGCCGAAGATTATGGCTACCAAGCGCAACTCCTCGAAGCGGCAGTGACGGTGAATAATCGGCAAAAATTAATCGTCGTCGAAAAGCTTCAACAGGAATTGAAAATTCTTAAGGGGAAAACCATTGGTTTGTTGGGGTTAACCTTCAAGCCAGACACCGATGATATGCGTGATGCTCCATCCCTGAAGCTGATTGCAGAACTTAATCGTCTAGGAGCACGGGTGAAAGCCTATGACCCGATTGTGTCCCAAAATGGCATTAGTCAAGGTCTTTCGGGCGTCCTGATTGAAAATAGCCCAGAAATGTTAGCAGATACCTGTGATGCTCTGGTTTTAGTCACGGACTGGCAAGAATTTTTGCACCTCGACTATGGACAGTTAGGCGATCGCCTCCAAAATCGGTTGATCATCGATGGCCGGAATTTCCTCGACCGAGACGCCCTCGAAGCCCTGGGGTTCCGCTATGTGGGCATTGGCCATTAA
- the serS gene encoding serine--tRNA ligase, with product MLDIKLLRENPTLVQERLDARKAGEYAIQPILDLDIQQRTLEGDRSQLQARSNEIGKLIGQKIKGGADPKGEEIATLKAEGNEIKQKLADLEPQEKELKAQIYNLLLALPNLPDQSTPVGTNETENVEVRRWGEAHKPTNENILPHWEIGEQLGILEFARSVKVAQSRFVSLVGAGAALERALINFMLDQQIAAGYVEVMPPVLINSDSLTGTGQLPKFAEESFRCADDDLWLTPTAEVPVTNLYRYEILEAENLPIYHCAYTPCFRREAGSYGKDTRGLIRLHQFNKVELVKFVHPETSAAEHEKLVANAEAILQALKLPYRVLELCSGDLGFSAGKCYDLEVWLPSADTYREISSCSNFYDFQARRAGIRFKEAGKKGTQFVHTLNGSGLAIGRTMAAILENYQQPNGTVAVPEVLRPYLKRDFL from the coding sequence TTGTCCAAGAACGCCTCGATGCCCGTAAAGCGGGAGAATACGCTATTCAACCGATTCTTGATCTAGATATTCAACAACGCACCCTCGAAGGCGATCGCAGCCAACTCCAGGCCCGCAGCAATGAGATCGGTAAACTCATCGGCCAAAAGATTAAAGGCGGTGCCGATCCCAAAGGCGAAGAAATTGCCACCCTCAAAGCGGAGGGGAATGAAATCAAACAAAAGCTCGCCGACCTCGAACCCCAGGAAAAAGAACTCAAAGCCCAAATTTACAATCTGCTGTTAGCGCTGCCGAATCTGCCGGATCAAAGCACCCCCGTGGGCACCAATGAAACTGAAAATGTCGAAGTGCGCCGCTGGGGAGAAGCACATAAGCCCACCAATGAGAACATCTTGCCCCACTGGGAAATTGGTGAACAGCTCGGTATTCTCGAATTTGCCCGGTCAGTAAAGGTCGCCCAAAGTCGCTTTGTGAGCCTCGTCGGTGCGGGAGCAGCCCTAGAACGAGCTTTGATCAACTTCATGTTGGATCAGCAAATTGCGGCAGGCTATGTGGAAGTAATGCCCCCGGTGTTGATCAATAGTGATTCCCTTACTGGAACAGGACAACTGCCAAAATTTGCCGAGGAAAGTTTCCGCTGTGCCGACGATGATCTCTGGCTAACTCCCACTGCTGAAGTGCCCGTCACAAATCTCTACCGTTATGAAATCCTCGAAGCGGAAAATTTGCCCATTTACCATTGTGCCTACACCCCTTGTTTTCGGCGGGAAGCAGGTAGTTATGGCAAAGACACCCGTGGGCTAATTCGGCTGCATCAGTTTAATAAAGTCGAACTTGTAAAATTTGTCCATCCTGAAACCTCGGCGGCAGAACACGAAAAACTCGTTGCTAATGCCGAGGCGATTCTCCAAGCCCTCAAGTTGCCCTATCGCGTTCTCGAACTCTGTAGTGGTGACTTGGGTTTCAGCGCCGGGAAATGCTATGACCTGGAAGTGTGGCTCCCCTCCGCAGACACCTACCGGGAAATTTCTAGTTGTTCTAATTTTTATGATTTCCAAGCGCGACGGGCGGGGATTCGCTTTAAAGAAGCAGGAAAAAAAGGCACCCAGTTTGTCCATACCCTCAATGGTTCTGGGTTGGCGATCGGTCGCACCATGGCGGCAATCCTCGAAAATTATCAACAGCCGAACGGAACGGTAGCTGTGCCAGAGGTGCTGCGGCCCTACCTTAAGCGTGATTTTCTCTAG